A portion of the Punica granatum isolate Tunisia-2019 chromosome 7, ASM765513v2, whole genome shotgun sequence genome contains these proteins:
- the LOC116212739 gene encoding CASP-like protein 2D1 produces the protein MSLEVEGSSSTPKQLPALKMLDCTLRVSAIPLSIASISLTVTDHQSNETFGKIEFHNLLGLKYMVLISAICAAYAFTSAASSWLRVLAIKAWIFFLSDQVIAYLMVTSVAAVSEIVYLGYKGDREVTWSEACSSFGKFCSRMGIGLVFHALALCCFLSLSVISAFRAFSVFDPPCVSSKEEEEDRRDN, from the exons ATGAGCCTCGAAGTTGAAGGCAGCAGCTCAACCCCGAAGCAGCTCCCGGCCCTGAAGATGCTCGACTGCACGCTCAGAGTCTCCGCGATCCCGTTGAGCATTGCGAGCATTTCGCTCACCGTGACCGACCACCAGAGCAACGAAACCTTCGGGAAGATAGAGTTCCACAATCTCCTTGGCCTCAA GTACATGGTTTTGATAAGTGCAATATGTGCGGCCTATGCTTTTACGTCTGCGGCATCGTCGTGGCTCCGTGTTTTGGCCATCAAAGCCTGGATTTTCTTCCTCTCTGATCAGGTTATCGCATACTTGATGGTGACATCTGTGGCAGCAGTGTCCGAGATAGTCTACTTAGGATACAAAGGGGACAGGGAGGTGACATGGAGTGAGGCCTGCAGCTCATTCGGGAAGTTCTGCTCGAGGATGGGGATCGGCCTCGTCTTCCATGCCTTGGCACTCTGCTgcttcctctccctctctgtgATCTCGGCTTTCCGGGCCTTCAGCGTGTTCGACCCTCCCTGTGTTTCCtccaaggaagaagaagaagatcgaAGAGATAACTGA
- the LOC116212987 gene encoding geranylgeranyl pyrophosphate synthase 3, chloroplastic-like → MEKALFHSVDGHAMLCFPSGSHHRRPCPVPRASMVTATPTSRSAAQSPSYWDAINLHIATHLEKSIPPRAVPSVSEPLRQLAIAAPRSSAPALCVAACELVGGTQDQAIDAAVALHLMHAAAFVHDHLPRTDRPDSRQVPRPTAHLGFGPNVELLTGDGMMPLALELLARSDDHATETSSGRVLRVMVEITRAVGSQGAVAGQYYGEILGRVWSSSSADGRLDLAFLAYHACGKREGALHACAGACGAIIGGGCEEEIERLRAYGYSVGMILGISNYGGSGKGQEVAEFEEVMEEMRRMAIINLKGFNESKAEEISSILRSS, encoded by the coding sequence ATGGAGAAAGCTTTGTTCCACTCCGTTGATGGCCATGCCATGCTCTGCTTTCCCTCCGGATCCCATCACCGCCGCCCGTGCCCCGTCCCGCGGGCATCGATGGTGACCGCCACTCCGACCTCCCGCAGCGCCGCCCAGTCACCTTCTTACTGGGACGCCATCAACCTTCATATTGCTACCCACCTCGAGAAGTCCATCCCGCCCCGGGCTGTGCCCTCTGTCTCCGAGCCCCTCCGCCAGCTGGCCATCGCCGCCCCAAGGAGCTCCGCCCCGGCCCTCTGTGTGGCCGCCTGCGAGCTGGTCGGCGGTACCCAAGACCAGGCCATTGACGCAGCCGTCGCCCTGCACCTGATGCATGCTGCCGCCTTCGTCCACGACCACCTCCCCCGGACAGACCGCCCCGACTCTAGGCAGGTGCCGAGGCCGACTGCACACCTCGGGTTCGGTCCGAACGTTGAGCTCCTCACGGGGGACGGCATGATGCCGCTCGCGCTCGAGCTGCTCGCGAGGTCGGACGACCATGCCACGGAGACTTCCTCGGGCCGAGTCCTGCGCGTGATGGTGGAGATCACACGAGCCGTGGGGTCCCAGGGGGCGGTGGCCGGGCAGTATTACGGGGAGATATTGGGGCGCGTCTGGTCATCGTCTTCAGCGGACGGACGTCTAGATCTCGCATTCTTGGCCTATCACGCGTGTGGGAAGAGGGAGGGAGCCCTTCACGCTTGCGCGGGGGCTTGCGGGGCGATCATCGGAGGTGGGTGCGAGGAGGAGATCGAACGGCTGAGGGCTTACGGGTACTCCGTAGGGATGATTCTGGGGATCAGCAACTACGGTGGATCAGGTAAAGGGCAAGAAGTTGCGGAGTTCGAGGAAGTAATGGAGGAGATGAGACGAATGGCAATCATAAATTTGAAAGGTTTTAATGAATCCAAGGCTGAGGAAATTTCTTCTATTTTGAGGAGCAGCTAA